GCGAGAGCCGCACCCTGCGCCTGGCCGTGGAGACCTATGCCCGCCGGGATCGGTTCCTCGACCGCGGCGGCGGGCTGCCCGGCATCCGGTTCGACAAGCTGCGCGGGGTTCTGGGGGAGGTGGTCCGGGAGAAGATTCTCTCGCGCGACGCCGCGAGTAACGGTCTGATCGAATCCCAGTTCACCGCCATCGTGGCGGGCGGTGCGCTCGACGACCTGCGCGCCCTCGCCCGGCCCGCGGACGACAAGCCGCGTCCTGCCATTGTTTTCATCCGGCCACGCGACCCGAGCCGGGATCGCGTCGTCGACGTCGAATACTCGCACCAGGTGCTGATCGAGCGGTCCGGCGGCGTGGACGGGACGCTGCTCGTGGTGCTCGCCCGAAACACCGGGCACGCCAACCCGATGCAGCGTCCGCGCGAGTACAACACGGTGATCGAGCAGCAGATCCTGCCGTTCATCCAGCGCTATCAGCAGCAGATACGTGCCACGGTGTCGGCGTCGGCGCCGCGCTGAAGCGAGTTCGAACCAGGCTGAGACAAACCGTGTTCGTGCCCGTTTCGGGTTGTTTCAATACCCACCATGTACCGACCAAGCACGTTCCGGTCCGGCCTCCGCGGCCGCGCGACCGCCGCATTGCTCGCCGTGGCAGCCGTTGCGACCCTCGGACTCACCGGCTGCTCGAACGACGACAAGCCGGTCGGTCCCACCGCCGACGGCCCCTTACCAACCGAGGTTCCGGCCGGAACCATCCTAGTAGTAGCCGACCAGTCCGAACGCCTGCAGTCCGTGCTGCGCCTCTCCGGTGAGCTCGACAAACTTCCGTTCAAGGTGGAGTTCGCCAACTTCGTCGGCGGTCCAGCCATCCTCGAGGCGTTCCGCGCGGGCGCTGCCGACGTCGCGCAGGTCGGCGACGTCCCGCCGATCCACGCGCTGGTGGCCGGGCAGGACGTTCCGATCGTCGCGGCCTACCAGACCAGCACCACCTCGCTGAAACTCGCCGTGGCCCCTGGCAAGCCGGTGACCACGCTGGCGGATCTGAAGGGCAAGAAGATCGCCTACGCCGAGGGCACGGCCCAGCAGGCCGCGGTGCTGCGCGCGATCGACAAGGTCGGACTGAAAACCTCCGATGTGCAACTGGTACGGCTGCAACTGGCCGAGTTCCTGGACGCGGTGCGCACCGGCCAGGTCGACGTCGCCCCGCTGATCGAACCGAACGTCACCCGTTTCCTGCGCACGCCGGGCACCACGCTGCTCCAGGACTCCGAGACCGCGGGCATCTATGGCGGTCTCGCCTATCTGTACGCTCGCCGCGCTGTTGTGCAGAACCCGGCGAAGGCGGCCGCGACCCGTGCCCTGGTCGCCGCGTTCGTGCGGGCCTACCAGTGGGCCAACACCCACCCGGAGGAGTGGGCGCGCCGGTACTACGTGGAGAACCAGAAGGTCAGCGCGGACGACGCCAAGCGCATCGTCGACTCGCTCGGCAGCTATATTTTCCCGCATCTGGACCAGCAGCTCGTCGACCGTCAGCAGTCCACCATCGACGCCATCGCCAAGGCGGGCGAGCTGCCCAAGAAGGTGCAGGCCGCCAACGGCTTCGACCTGCGCTTCGACGCCCCGATCACCGAGGCGGCCAGTGCGAGCGGCGCCGCGTTCGAGACGAAGGCACGGTGATGGCCACCCTGGACGTCGGCGTTCTCCACCGCATCGGTCTCGGCCGCGCCGCGTCGGAACCGGTGCTGGCCGAACGCAAGCTCGCCCGGCCACGCCTCGGCCCCGGCCGCCCGATCCCGTTCGGCGCCGCGCTCGGGCCGACCCTGCTGATCGCCGCCTGGGTGGCGGGATCCGCCTCGGGCGCACTGGATCCAGAGACTCTGCCCGCGCCGTGGACGGTCGCGGAGACCGCAGGGGATCTGCTTGCCGACGGCAGACTGCAATCCAATCTGCTCACCTCGGTGCAGCGGGCCGGGCTCGGACTCGGCGTCGGGGTCGCCATCGGCCTGGTGCTCGCGCTGCTGGCCGGGCTGAGCCGGATCGGTGAAGCACTGGTGGACGGGCCGATCCAGATCAAGCGCGCGATTCCGACGCTCGCGCTGATCCCGCTGTTCATCGTCTGGTTCGGCATAGGCGAAGAGATGAAGCTGCTGGTCATCACCACCAGTGTCGCGATCCCGATCTATCTCAACACGCACGCGCACTTGCGCAGCGTCGATGC
The DNA window shown above is from Nocardia sp. NBC_01730 and carries:
- a CDS encoding ABC transporter permease translates to MATLDVGVLHRIGLGRAASEPVLAERKLARPRLGPGRPIPFGAALGPTLLIAAWVAGSASGALDPETLPAPWTVAETAGDLLADGRLQSNLLTSVQRAGLGLGVGVAIGLVLALLAGLSRIGEALVDGPIQIKRAIPTLALIPLFIVWFGIGEEMKLLVITTSVAIPIYLNTHAHLRSVDARYVELAQTVGLSRWGFVRRIALPGSLPGFFTGLRLAVTISWLALVVVEQVNATSGIGYLMTQARTYGQIDVIVVGLVIYGLLGLFGDLLVRAVERKALSWRQTLAD
- a CDS encoding ABC transporter substrate-binding protein, translating into MYRPSTFRSGLRGRATAALLAVAAVATLGLTGCSNDDKPVGPTADGPLPTEVPAGTILVVADQSERLQSVLRLSGELDKLPFKVEFANFVGGPAILEAFRAGAADVAQVGDVPPIHALVAGQDVPIVAAYQTSTTSLKLAVAPGKPVTTLADLKGKKIAYAEGTAQQAAVLRAIDKVGLKTSDVQLVRLQLAEFLDAVRTGQVDVAPLIEPNVTRFLRTPGTTLLQDSETAGIYGGLAYLYARRAVVQNPAKAAATRALVAAFVRAYQWANTHPEEWARRYYVENQKVSADDAKRIVDSLGSYIFPHLDQQLVDRQQSTIDAIAKAGELPKKVQAANGFDLRFDAPITEAASASGAAFETKAR